Below is a genomic region from Candidatus Tanganyikabacteria bacterium.
CGCTCCGGGCGGCTCGCGGCCGACGACCGTGTCCCGGCCGGGCATGCCCAAGCCGGGCGGCGGCGCCGGACCGCTCGCGCGCGTCCCGGAGCTCACCGACAAGGGCCGCATCGCCATACGCAGCATCCAGACCAACTACGCCCTGCGGGGCGTGCAGGTCGAGGCGGACACCTGGCGGGTGCTGGGCAAGGTCGACGGGCAGGTATCGCTCTACCAGATCGGCGAATCGGTCGGCATCCTGGGCGATCGCCTCATCCAGGTGGTGGAGGAACTGCAGCAGCAAGGCTACCTGCGCTTCGCCACGCACGATCCGTCCACCGAGCACCTCAAGCAGACCAAGTTCCGCATCGGCGAGTACATGGTCGCCAAGGGCATCATCACCGAGGTCCAGCTGGAAGCCGCACTCCGGCGGCAATCCGAACTGGCCCGCAAGGGGCGCTACATGTGGCTCGGCGAGATTCTCGTCGAGATGAACTACGCCCGGCCGTCGCAGGTGCAGGAGGCGATGGCGATGCAGAAGAGGCAGCAGGGAGGCTGATTCGGCCCCCTAACTGGTATCCTGGTTCCACCGCTTACCGCAGGAGGGACGCCACAGGATGCCACCGGAAGTGCGCGACGCGTCGGCTTACACGCCGGCGATGCAGCAGTACCTGGAGATGAAGCGCCGGCATCCCGATTGCCTGCTGCTGTACCGGATGGGCGACTTCTTCGAGATCTTCTTCGAGGATGCGCAGCTTGCCAGCCGCGAGCTGGAGATCACCCTCACCAGTCGGGAAAGCGCGGGCGAGCGGATCCCGATGGCGGGCGTGCCCCATCACGCGGTCGAGGGGTACCTGGCGCGCCTGATCGAGAAGGGCTACCGCGTCGCCATCTGCGACCAGGTCGAGGATCCGCGCTTCGCCAAGGGCCTGGTCAAGCGGGAGATCACGCGCCTGGTCACCCCCGGCACCCTGCTCGAGTCGCAGTTCCTCGCCGAGAAGAGCAACAACTTCCTGGCCGCCCTCTTCCGCGGCCAGACCGGTTTCGGCCTGGCCTACTGCGATGTCTCGACCGGCGAGTTCCGCTGCACCGAACTCGGGAGCGGCGGCCTGGTGAGCGCCGAACTCCAGCGCCTCATGCCATCCGAAGTGCTGGTGCCCGTTCCGCCCGGCCTCTGGCAGGATGTGGCCTGGGGCCGCGGCCCGATCCGCCTCACCCCCGATCGGCTGGATCCAGCCTGGGAAGACGCGCTCGGCGAGATGAAGGCCCTCACGCCGAGGCCCGACCACTTCTTCTCGGTTGACCGGGCCCGGAAATCCATCCTCGACCATTTCAAGGTCGTCAGCCTGGAGCCCTTCGGGCTGGAAGACAGGCCGATGGCGACGGCCGCCTGCGGCGCCGTGCTCGCCTACCTGGAAGAGACGCAGATCGGCCACACGCCGCCCTTTCAGGCGATCGCCACCTACCGCCTGTCGGACTTCGTGGGGCTGGATGGCGGCACGCGCCGCAACCTCGAACTGCTAGCGACCGCCCGGGACGGGCAGGCCCAGGGTTCGTTGCTCGCGGTCCTCGACTGCACGCAGACTGCGATGGGCGGCCGCCGCCTGCGGCGCTGGGTGCTCCACCCGCTGCTCGATCCGGCAGCCATCAGGGCCCGGCAGGACGCGGTCGCCGACCTTGCCGGCGCGCCGCCGGCCCGCCAGAATCTGGCGGTGGCGCTCGGCCGCGTCCGCGACCTGGAGCGACTGTCCACCCGCGTGTCCGCCGGGACGGCCAACGCCCGCGACCTCGTGGCCCTGCGCGATTCTCTCGACGCCCTTCCGGCACTCGCGGCCGCGGTCGGCGAGCTGGAGAGCCCGTTGCTTGCCGCGCTGAACGCGATTCCCGAGGGCCTGCTCGACCTGCG
It encodes:
- the mutS gene encoding DNA mismatch repair protein MutS; this translates as MPPEVRDASAYTPAMQQYLEMKRRHPDCLLLYRMGDFFEIFFEDAQLASRELEITLTSRESAGERIPMAGVPHHAVEGYLARLIEKGYRVAICDQVEDPRFAKGLVKREITRLVTPGTLLESQFLAEKSNNFLAALFRGQTGFGLAYCDVSTGEFRCTELGSGGLVSAELQRLMPSEVLVPVPPGLWQDVAWGRGPIRLTPDRLDPAWEDALGEMKALTPRPDHFFSVDRARKSILDHFKVVSLEPFGLEDRPMATAACGAVLAYLEETQIGHTPPFQAIATYRLSDFVGLDGGTRRNLELLATARDGQAQGSLLAVLDCTQTAMGGRRLRRWVLHPLLDPAAIRARQDAVADLAGAPPARQNLAVALGRVRDLERLSTRVSAGTANARDLVALRDSLDALPALAAAVGELESPLLAALNAIPEGLLDLRDAIAATLVDAPPISLSEGGLIRTGVSAELDRLRGMLTESETWLSALETQERERTGIRSLKIGHSKTFGYFIEVTHANRDAVPIDYQRKQTLVNAERYVTPQLKEREGEMLTAKERIQHLEYDLFAQLRTRCAGHVPILLDLAGRIADADVLLAFAELAVKHHFARPEVDDSTVLEIRGGRHPVIERLLPSGTYVPNDTRLDTDHHRLLIVTGPNMSGKSTWMRQTALIALMAQIGSFVPARAARVGVVDRIFTRVGAVDDLATGQSTFMVEMNETAAILHQAGPRSLILLDEIGRGTSTFDGISIAWSVAEFLASQVQARTLFATHYHEMTSLARSQQGVRTYQVLVEETDDGIVFLRRVVPGAADRSYGIEVARLAGLPPAVLSRARQILAEIERRNRLSLSLREASLDDGSEISQLPLFQGSL